In one window of Bizionia sp. M204 DNA:
- a CDS encoding MATE family efflux transporter — protein MVLSDYTKEFKYNWQLAAPVMLGMLGHTFVGFVDNIMVGQLGTAELAAVSLGNSFMFIAMSLGIGFSTAITPLVAEADAEGNFAKGKSAFKHGLFLCTSLGLFLFLLLLFAKPLMYLMKQPLEVVELAIPYLDWVAFSLVPLIVFQAFKQFSDGLSMTRYPMYATIVANVVNVVLNYVLIFGKFGFPEFGIVGAAYGTLISRVVMVVFLWWILKGHKKSRDYVTNIKIFALDKLELKKVINLGSPSAMQMFFEVAIFTAAIWLSGLLGKNAQAANQIALNLSSMTFMVATGLSVASMIRVGNQKGLKNYFELRRIAFSIFLLGMILAVTFGLLFFIFHQQLPKLYLDNSDVLNAVDNAEVLRIAANLLIAAAIFQISDSIQVVMLGALRGLQDVKIPTIITFISYWIVGFPISIYFGSAERYASFGIWMGLLAGLTVAAILLFIRFNYLTKRLILSNT, from the coding sequence ATGGTTTTAAGCGACTACACGAAAGAGTTTAAATACAACTGGCAACTGGCAGCTCCTGTTATGTTGGGTATGTTGGGACACACTTTTGTAGGATTTGTAGATAATATCATGGTTGGCCAATTAGGAACCGCTGAATTAGCGGCTGTGTCTTTAGGTAATAGTTTTATGTTTATTGCCATGTCTTTAGGAATTGGTTTTTCAACAGCTATAACGCCTTTAGTTGCGGAAGCCGATGCGGAAGGAAATTTTGCTAAAGGTAAATCAGCATTTAAGCATGGCTTGTTTTTATGTACATCTTTAGGGTTATTTTTATTTTTACTACTCTTATTTGCCAAACCGTTAATGTACCTAATGAAGCAGCCTTTGGAGGTAGTAGAATTAGCTATTCCGTATTTGGATTGGGTAGCCTTTTCACTAGTGCCTTTAATTGTTTTTCAGGCATTTAAGCAGTTTAGTGATGGCTTATCCATGACCCGTTATCCTATGTATGCTACTATTGTAGCCAATGTTGTTAACGTGGTTTTAAACTACGTCCTTATTTTTGGAAAATTTGGTTTTCCTGAATTTGGTATTGTTGGAGCAGCCTATGGCACATTAATCTCACGTGTGGTCATGGTTGTTTTCCTTTGGTGGATTCTTAAAGGACATAAAAAATCGAGAGATTACGTTACTAATATCAAAATATTTGCGCTAGATAAATTAGAACTCAAAAAAGTAATTAATTTAGGCTCACCAAGTGCGATGCAAATGTTTTTTGAGGTTGCCATTTTTACAGCCGCCATTTGGTTGAGTGGGTTGTTAGGTAAGAATGCACAGGCAGCCAATCAAATTGCTTTAAATTTATCATCCATGACTTTTATGGTGGCAACCGGTTTAAGTGTCGCATCCATGATACGTGTTGGTAACCAAAAAGGATTAAAAAACTACTTCGAGTTGCGCCGAATTGCCTTTTCAATTTTTTTACTAGGAATGATTTTGGCGGTCACTTTCGGGCTGTTATTTTTTATCTTCCATCAGCAATTACCAAAATTGTATTTAGATAATTCAGATGTTCTAAACGCGGTGGATAACGCTGAGGTATTACGTATAGCAGCCAATTTATTAATTGCGGCTGCCATTTTTCAAATTAGTGACAGTATTCAAGTGGTTATGCTTGGTGCATTGCGTGGTTTGCAGGATGTAAAAATACCCACTATTATAACCTTTATTTCCTACTGGATCGTTGGGTTTCCCATAAGTATATACTTTGGGAGTGCCGAACGCTATGCTAGTTTTGGAATATGGATGGGTTTATTAGCAGGATTAACCGTAGCAGCAATTTTATTATTTATCCGATTTAACTATCTTACCAAACGTTTAATTTTATCTAACACCTAA
- a CDS encoding DUF2911 domain-containing protein: MNRFFKWFLGCLFLIAISLFLYSFFVDGSLLAPRKSPIDTVSFSKNDLQLDIVYNRPSKRGREVFGGLVPYKQVWRTGANEATTFKTSKALKINNDSLPAGKYTLWTIPNDSTWQVMFNSKQYAWGVDTEMKPMREPEFDVITVTVPVEDTGVTVEQFTIGFDNALDQLSLTMAWDETKVAVPIETFD; the protein is encoded by the coding sequence ATGAATAGATTTTTTAAATGGTTTTTGGGATGCTTATTTCTAATTGCCATCAGTTTGTTTTTATATTCCTTTTTTGTGGATGGCAGTTTACTTGCACCACGAAAAAGTCCAATTGATACTGTATCCTTTTCTAAAAATGATTTACAGCTAGATATAGTTTATAACAGACCCTCTAAACGCGGTCGCGAAGTTTTTGGTGGTTTGGTTCCTTATAAGCAAGTTTGGCGAACAGGTGCCAACGAAGCCACAACCTTTAAAACGAGTAAAGCCTTAAAAATAAACAATGATTCGCTTCCTGCGGGAAAATATACCCTATGGACCATTCCAAACGATTCTACATGGCAAGTTATGTTTAATTCCAAACAATATGCTTGGGGAGTTGATACAGAAATGAAACCCATGCGTGAACCCGAATTTGATGTCATTACCGTTACCGTTCCCGTGGAAGACACAGGAGTTACGGTGGAACAATTTACAATTGGGTTTGACAATGCATTAGATCAATTATCACTAACTATGGCTTGGGATGAAACCAAAGTAGCCGTACCAATAGAAACTTTTGACTAA
- the meaB gene encoding methylmalonyl Co-A mutase-associated GTPase MeaB: MTKKTSHKKALQEQAGVSQPETINQAIIDAIRSRRDVKPTTPQLIERILKGDITALSRAITLIESKNKNHADQAHAIIKGCLPYANKSVRIGITGVPGVGKSTFIESFGTYLSKAGKKIAVLAIDPSSSITKGSILGDKTRMEDLVKDTNVYIRPSPSGESLGGVARKTRETIILCEAAGFDTILIETVGVGQSETAVHSMVDFFLLLKLAGAGDELQGIKRGIIEMADSIAINKADGENMKAAKIAKVEFNRALHLYPAKDSEWQPKVLLCSALHDEGIDTVWETIDKYVTQTQSNGYFEQRRHKQNKFWLIETIKDQLHADFFNNEVIKKALNVQITLIEAQKTTPFAAADYLLQLKPEL, from the coding sequence TTGACTAAAAAAACGTCACATAAAAAAGCACTACAAGAACAGGCTGGTGTTTCGCAACCCGAAACCATCAATCAGGCTATTATTGATGCTATACGTAGTCGAAGAGATGTAAAACCAACAACTCCACAACTTATTGAACGTATTTTAAAAGGTGATATAACAGCTTTAAGTCGCGCAATAACCTTAATTGAAAGCAAAAACAAAAATCATGCTGATCAGGCCCATGCTATTATAAAAGGCTGCCTTCCTTATGCTAATAAATCAGTTAGAATTGGGATTACAGGTGTTCCTGGTGTTGGAAAAAGTACATTTATTGAATCCTTCGGAACATATTTATCCAAAGCAGGAAAAAAAATTGCCGTTCTAGCTATTGACCCAAGTAGTTCTATTACAAAAGGAAGCATTCTAGGCGATAAAACCCGAATGGAGGATTTAGTAAAGGACACGAATGTCTACATCAGGCCATCGCCATCAGGGGAATCTTTAGGTGGTGTGGCGCGAAAAACTCGGGAAACTATTATCTTGTGTGAAGCTGCTGGTTTTGACACCATATTAATTGAAACCGTTGGCGTTGGTCAGAGTGAAACGGCAGTTCATAGTATGGTAGATTTTTTCCTGCTCCTTAAATTAGCAGGTGCTGGCGATGAGCTACAAGGCATTAAACGCGGTATTATTGAAATGGCCGATTCTATAGCCATTAATAAGGCCGATGGCGAAAACATGAAAGCCGCTAAAATTGCTAAAGTAGAATTTAATCGCGCATTACATCTATATCCAGCTAAAGATTCTGAATGGCAACCCAAAGTATTATTATGTAGCGCCTTGCATGATGAAGGAATAGATACCGTTTGGGAAACTATAGATAAATATGTGACTCAAACGCAAAGCAATGGATACTTTGAGCAGCGACGTCATAAGCAAAATAAGTTCTGGTTAATTGAAACCATTAAAGACCAACTGCATGCGGACTTCTTTAATAATGAGGTCATTAAAAAAGCATTAAACGTACAGATAACATTAATTGAGGCGCAGAAAACAACACCTTTTGCTGCTGCGGATTATTTATTGCAGTTAAAACCGGAATTATAG
- a CDS encoding glycosyltransferase family 2 protein → MDYQFTIIVPVYNEEDNLPRVEKELLEYMQIASRKTKILFVNDGSKDSSQHHIEDIAKRHPEFQYISFKENRGLSAAIKAGFDYADTELVGYIDSDLQTDPKDFNVLLEHINDYDLVTGVRANRKDSFVKNMSSTIANGIRRTFTKDGMDDTGCPLKVIKTDYAKRIPMFEGLHRFLPAMILLQKGKIVQVPVKHFPRVAGEAKFGVWNRLIGPLMDCFAYLWMKKKYINYTVEKHN, encoded by the coding sequence ATGGATTACCAGTTTACAATTATAGTTCCCGTATATAATGAAGAAGATAATTTACCGCGAGTTGAAAAGGAATTATTAGAATACATGCAAATAGCCAGCAGAAAAACAAAGATTTTGTTTGTAAATGATGGCTCCAAAGACAGCAGTCAACATCATATTGAAGATATTGCTAAAAGACATCCTGAATTTCAATATATTAGTTTTAAGGAAAACCGAGGTTTAAGCGCGGCTATAAAAGCTGGTTTTGATTATGCGGACACGGAATTGGTTGGTTATATAGATTCGGATTTACAAACCGATCCAAAGGATTTTAACGTGCTTTTAGAACATATTAATGATTATGATTTGGTAACGGGTGTTCGCGCAAACCGTAAAGATAGTTTTGTTAAAAATATGTCTTCTACCATTGCCAATGGAATTCGCCGTACATTTACTAAAGATGGCATGGACGATACAGGTTGTCCGCTTAAAGTTATAAAAACTGATTATGCCAAGCGGATTCCCATGTTTGAAGGTTTGCATCGCTTTCTTCCTGCTATGATTTTATTGCAAAAAGGTAAGATTGTACAAGTCCCTGTCAAACACTTCCCACGGGTTGCCGGAGAAGCCAAATTTGGCGTTTGGAATCGCTTAATTGGACCGCTAATGGATTGTTTCGCGTATCTCTGGATGAAGAAAAAGTATATTAATTATACGGTTGAGAAACACAATTAA
- a CDS encoding nitronate monooxygenase family protein produces MSNKITKLFNIQYPIIQAGMIWNSGWRLASASSNAGILGLLGAGSMYPDVLREHIQKCKKATDKPFGVNVPMLYPNVEEIMNIIVEEGVKIVFTSAGNPKTWTSWLQERGITVVHVVSSVKFALKAQDAGVDAVVAEGFEAGGHNGRDETTTLTLIPMVREQLTIPLIAAGGIATGKAMLATMILGADAVQVGSRFVASEESSAHQAFKQVVVDVKEGDTQLTLKELAPVRLVKNKFYDEIQELYKSSPSPEQLKELLGRARAKRGMFEGDLEDGELEIGQIAGLIHDIKPVAEIVKDMLKEFDLAKQVVATF; encoded by the coding sequence ATGTCCAATAAAATCACCAAACTTTTTAATATTCAATATCCAATTATTCAAGCTGGAATGATTTGGAATTCAGGTTGGCGTTTAGCTTCAGCATCTAGTAACGCTGGAATTCTAGGCTTGTTAGGAGCGGGAAGTATGTATCCTGATGTGTTACGTGAGCATATTCAGAAATGTAAAAAAGCAACTGATAAACCCTTTGGTGTTAACGTGCCTATGTTATATCCAAATGTGGAAGAAATCATGAATATTATTGTGGAAGAAGGTGTAAAAATTGTTTTTACCTCGGCAGGAAATCCAAAAACATGGACAAGCTGGTTGCAAGAGCGTGGCATTACGGTTGTCCATGTGGTGAGCAGTGTAAAATTTGCCTTAAAAGCACAAGATGCTGGTGTGGATGCGGTTGTAGCCGAGGGTTTTGAAGCTGGTGGACATAATGGTCGCGATGAAACCACAACACTAACATTAATTCCCATGGTAAGAGAACAGCTGACCATTCCATTAATTGCAGCTGGCGGTATTGCTACCGGAAAAGCCATGTTAGCTACTATGATTTTAGGTGCCGATGCCGTTCAAGTGGGAAGTCGCTTTGTGGCTAGTGAGGAAAGTTCAGCCCATCAAGCTTTTAAACAGGTTGTTGTGGATGTCAAGGAAGGTGATACCCAATTAACCTTAAAAGAATTGGCACCAGTACGCTTGGTTAAAAACAAATTCTACGACGAAATTCAGGAACTTTATAAATCATCTCCATCACCAGAACAATTAAAAGAGCTATTAGGTCGTGCGCGTGCTAAACGGGGTATGTTTGAAGGTGATTTGGAAGATGGCGAATTGGAAATTGGTCAAATAGCAGGACTTATTCACGATATAAAACCTGTAGCAGAAATTGTAAAGGATATGCTGAAAGAATTTGATTTAGCTAAACAAGTGGTAGCCACATTCTAA
- a CDS encoding NAD(P)-dependent oxidoreductase, whose protein sequence is MKILVTGAVGFIGSHTAERLKDMGHDVIGVDNFSPYYSESLKKLNEKALNNKGIPVLKLDLRSDNLNDNLPKDIDFIFHFAAQPGISSTSTFEDYFTNNIIATKNIIDFALQLNDLKLFVNIGTSSIYGLQATFPEDVAPKPASHYGVTKLAAEQLVLQKSREKQLKSCSLRLYSVFGPRERPEKMYTKLIACGFNKEAFPLYQGSSTHLRSFTYVDDIVDGVVSVMDAIDVVDGEIINLGTEVEHTTQEGIDAVAQVMDMNIAIQHVSARAGDQLRTKAIIDKARSLLNYNPQTTLLEGVEKQVAWYKTNFL, encoded by the coding sequence ATGAAGATACTAGTTACTGGTGCAGTGGGATTTATAGGCTCGCATACAGCTGAACGTTTAAAAGACATGGGACATGATGTAATAGGTGTGGATAATTTTTCGCCGTATTATAGCGAATCTTTAAAGAAATTAAATGAAAAAGCTCTAAATAACAAAGGTATTCCTGTTTTGAAATTGGATTTACGTTCTGATAATTTGAACGACAATTTACCAAAGGATATTGATTTCATCTTTCATTTTGCTGCTCAACCTGGTATTTCTTCCACATCAACTTTTGAAGACTATTTCACCAATAATATTATTGCTACAAAAAACATAATAGATTTTGCCTTGCAATTAAACGATTTAAAGTTATTTGTAAATATAGGCACTTCTTCCATTTACGGCTTGCAAGCAACTTTTCCAGAAGATGTGGCGCCAAAACCAGCTTCACACTATGGTGTTACTAAATTGGCGGCTGAACAATTGGTACTTCAAAAATCGCGTGAAAAACAATTGAAGTCTTGTTCATTGCGTTTATATTCTGTTTTTGGACCTCGAGAACGTCCTGAAAAAATGTATACCAAATTAATTGCTTGCGGATTTAATAAAGAAGCTTTTCCGTTATACCAAGGCAGTTCTACACATTTACGCAGTTTTACCTATGTGGATGATATTGTAGATGGTGTTGTTAGCGTTATGGACGCTATTGATGTTGTTGATGGTGAAATTATAAATCTTGGAACTGAAGTAGAACATACCACTCAAGAAGGTATTGATGCGGTTGCTCAAGTTATGGATATGAATATTGCTATTCAACATGTGTCTGCTAGAGCTGGTGATCAATTACGAACCAAAGCTATTATTGATAAAGCGAGAAGCTTACTAAATTATAATCCGCAAACCACCTTATTAGAAGGTGTGGAAAAGCAGGTAGCTTGGTATAAAACCAATTTTCTATAA
- the mnmA gene encoding tRNA 2-thiouridine(34) synthase MnmA gives MENKKRVIVGLSGGVDSSVAAYLLKEQGFEVIGLFMKNWHDDSVTISDECPWLDDSNDAMLVADKLGIPFQTVDLSEEYKERIVDYMFKEYESGRTPNPDVLCNREIKFDVFMKIALDLGADFVATGHYCRKTSFDKNGETIHQLLAGVDDNKDQSYFLCQLSQAQLAKSLFPIGELTKPEVRDIATKLDLVTADKKDSQGLCFIGKVRLPDFLQQQLKPREGVIVEIPSTYADYEISNPIFDSKELELAYLSRKADYNVTDGKVVGKHQGAHFYTKGQRKGLAVGGTVEPLFVIDTDVNENVIYTGQGKAHPGLYKSALFISNDDLHWVREDLALSKGETMTVLARIRYRQPLEKATLYRVESGLYIEFSNPQSAIAEGQFAAWYLNDELIGSGVIS, from the coding sequence ATGGAAAACAAAAAACGTGTTATCGTCGGATTATCTGGAGGTGTAGATTCCAGTGTAGCAGCCTATCTTTTAAAAGAGCAGGGCTTTGAGGTTATTGGCTTGTTTATGAAAAATTGGCATGATGATTCTGTAACGATATCTGATGAATGTCCTTGGTTAGATGATAGTAATGATGCCATGTTAGTGGCGGATAAATTAGGAATCCCATTTCAGACAGTCGATTTAAGTGAAGAATACAAAGAGCGTATTGTTGATTATATGTTCAAGGAATACGAAAGCGGGCGAACCCCAAATCCTGATGTGCTTTGCAACCGGGAAATCAAGTTTGATGTGTTTATGAAAATCGCTTTAGATTTAGGAGCGGATTTTGTAGCAACAGGTCACTATTGCCGTAAAACATCTTTTGATAAAAACGGTGAAACTATTCATCAATTATTAGCAGGCGTGGATGACAATAAAGATCAATCCTACTTTTTATGTCAATTATCGCAAGCGCAATTAGCAAAATCATTATTTCCTATAGGCGAGTTAACAAAACCAGAAGTTCGAGATATAGCAACAAAATTGGATTTAGTGACAGCTGATAAAAAAGACTCTCAAGGTTTGTGCTTTATTGGAAAAGTTAGGTTGCCAGATTTTCTACAACAACAGTTAAAACCAAGAGAAGGCGTTATAGTTGAAATTCCAAGCACCTATGCAGATTATGAAATTTCAAACCCGATTTTTGATTCTAAAGAATTGGAATTAGCCTATTTATCTAGAAAAGCGGATTATAACGTTACGGACGGAAAAGTAGTTGGTAAACACCAAGGTGCTCATTTTTACACTAAAGGACAGCGCAAAGGATTGGCGGTTGGAGGAACCGTGGAACCATTATTTGTCATTGATACTGATGTTAACGAGAATGTGATTTACACAGGTCAAGGAAAAGCACACCCTGGATTATATAAATCAGCTTTATTTATTTCAAATGATGATTTGCATTGGGTTCGTGAAGATTTAGCACTATCCAAAGGGGAAACCATGACGGTTTTAGCGCGTATTCGCTACAGGCAACCATTAGAAAAAGCCACGTTATATCGTGTAGAATCTGGTTTATATATTGAGTTTTCAAACCCACAGTCAGCCATAGCTGAAGGGCAGTTTGCAGCGTGGTATTTAAATGATGAACTTATTGGTTCAGGCGTAATTTCATAG
- a CDS encoding phosphatase PAP2 family protein — translation MLEQLVQLDTELFLYLNNLGTTTWDGFWMFYTTKFYWIPFYAVLLFIIFRTRTPKLFLITIFVIFLMVLFTDQMTNVFKKVLVMRLRPCHDPTLEGLVRLVKPHCGGQFGFFSGHASNSMAVAVFSGLLLRFKYKYFIFLMLIWSVAMGYSRIYIGVHFPLDVICGMAFGAMSGFMFYKLDLFLQKRYGVK, via the coding sequence ATGCTTGAACAATTAGTACAACTCGACACTGAACTTTTTCTTTATTTAAATAATTTAGGAACAACCACTTGGGATGGATTTTGGATGTTTTATACCACTAAATTCTATTGGATTCCTTTTTATGCCGTTTTACTTTTTATAATTTTCAGAACACGAACGCCTAAACTATTTTTAATAACCATTTTTGTTATATTTCTAATGGTTTTGTTTACCGATCAAATGACCAATGTATTTAAAAAAGTATTGGTTATGCGTTTAAGACCCTGTCATGATCCTACTTTAGAAGGATTGGTTCGTTTGGTTAAACCACATTGTGGCGGGCAATTTGGTTTCTTTTCTGGTCATGCTTCTAACTCCATGGCAGTTGCTGTGTTCAGTGGTTTATTACTCCGTTTTAAATACAAGTATTTTATATTTCTAATGCTTATCTGGTCAGTAGCTATGGGTTACAGCCGTATTTATATTGGCGTACACTTTCCATTGGATGTTATTTGTGGAATGGCATTTGGCGCAATGTCAGGCTTCATGTTTTACAAACTAGACCTGTTTTTACAAAAGCGTTATGGTGTGAAATAA
- a CDS encoding lipid-A-disaccharide synthase N-terminal domain-containing protein yields the protein MSNWLIYSIGFLAQILFSSRLILQWLYSEKQKRVITPTIFWTLSLFASFLLFIYGYLRDDFAIMLGQGLTYFIYIRNLQLQNQWQKYPKFMQWFLLLMPTFIAIFYFNNNTIDVVKLFKNEAIPVWLLTLGIVSQVVFTLRFVYQWLYSEKQKESTLPFGFWLLSLIGSILILTYAIFRRDPVLFTGHILGAIIYIRNLILIRKYASAS from the coding sequence ATGAGTAATTGGCTCATATATAGTATTGGATTTTTAGCGCAGATATTGTTCTCTTCTCGGCTTATTCTTCAATGGCTATATTCTGAAAAACAAAAACGCGTTATTACGCCTACCATTTTTTGGACTTTAAGTTTATTCGCTTCATTCTTGCTATTTATATATGGATATTTACGTGATGATTTTGCCATTATGCTTGGTCAAGGCTTAACTTATTTTATATATATTCGGAATTTACAACTACAAAACCAATGGCAGAAGTACCCTAAATTCATGCAGTGGTTTTTATTATTAATGCCAACATTTATTGCCATTTTCTATTTTAACAATAATACGATAGACGTGGTGAAACTCTTTAAAAACGAAGCTATTCCTGTCTGGCTACTAACATTAGGAATCGTTTCGCAGGTGGTGTTTACTTTACGTTTTGTATACCAATGGCTCTATTCGGAGAAACAAAAAGAATCAACCCTACCTTTTGGCTTTTGGTTATTAAGTTTAATAGGCTCTATTCTTATTTTAACTTATGCTATTTTCAGAAGAGATCCTGTGTTATTTACAGGTCATATTCTGGGTGCTATTATCTATATTAGGAATTTAATTTTAATCCGAAAATATGCTTCCGCTTCTTAA
- a CDS encoding glycosyltransferase family 39 protein, which translates to MLPLLKKYPVLFICFGIALVLLPNLNVMDVTIMEARNFITAREMLTDNNWLLTTMNGEARYEKPPLPTWLTAISAAIFGVQSVFAMRLPAVLFIMIIAVFVFKLSKKITKSQSFGILSAIIVTTSFYVIGIMIEAPWDIFTHGFMCVAIYYLFCFFQATKTQWKSALLASVFIGFSILSKGPVSFYALLLPFLLAYGFTFKYNRFKSKFIPVLLILILAVTVGGWWYLYVRLEDPATFLAIAEKETGNWSSYNVRPFYYYWSFFTQSGLWTIPAFVSLLYPYLKTRVRNRKAYKFSFLWTIFAVILLSLIPEKKSRYLMPVLIPLAINCSFYLDYVIREFKNLKNKRETVPVYFNFGLIGIVGIAFPFLAFAFLKDNLTGYWFSFILASVIVFVMGFFILRFLKHMNIRMVVVCAVGLYASLLLFALPLKEALNSEDFHPITSDISGDLKLYQFNYIAPEMIWEYGQKIPPIKNEDGTMTLPKEPNFGLLTIGISPEDSNKLQETYSIEKINTFNLNTVSKESRQYKDRLLANYYILTKK; encoded by the coding sequence ATGCTTCCGCTTCTTAAAAAATATCCCGTTTTATTTATTTGTTTTGGAATTGCACTGGTGTTGCTTCCAAATTTAAACGTAATGGACGTGACTATTATGGAAGCGCGAAATTTTATTACAGCTCGTGAAATGTTAACCGATAATAACTGGCTACTCACAACCATGAATGGCGAAGCCCGTTATGAAAAACCACCTTTACCAACATGGCTTACCGCTATTTCTGCTGCTATTTTTGGTGTACAAAGTGTTTTTGCTATGCGATTGCCTGCGGTTCTATTTATTATGATAATTGCCGTTTTTGTTTTTAAATTATCTAAAAAAATCACAAAAAGTCAATCTTTCGGAATTTTATCTGCAATTATTGTTACCACTTCATTTTATGTTATTGGTATTATGATTGAAGCACCTTGGGATATTTTTACACATGGCTTTATGTGTGTTGCTATTTACTATTTATTTTGCTTTTTCCAAGCGACAAAAACGCAATGGAAATCAGCACTTTTGGCAAGTGTATTTATTGGTTTCTCCATATTGAGTAAAGGACCCGTTAGTTTTTACGCCTTATTATTACCGTTTTTATTGGCTTATGGATTTACATTTAAATATAACCGTTTTAAATCGAAATTTATACCCGTCCTACTTATATTAATTTTAGCGGTTACTGTTGGTGGTTGGTGGTATTTATATGTGCGATTAGAAGATCCAGCCACATTTTTAGCAATTGCAGAAAAAGAAACAGGTAATTGGAGTAGCTATAATGTGCGCCCATTTTATTATTATTGGAGTTTCTTTACGCAAAGTGGTTTGTGGACGATTCCAGCATTTGTCAGTTTGTTATATCCATACTTAAAAACCCGCGTTAGAAACCGTAAAGCTTATAAATTTAGTTTTTTATGGACTATTTTTGCCGTTATATTACTGTCTCTTATACCTGAAAAGAAATCACGGTATTTGATGCCTGTTTTAATTCCCTTAGCAATTAATTGCAGTTTTTATCTAGACTATGTAATTCGTGAATTTAAAAATTTGAAAAATAAACGTGAAACCGTTCCAGTTTATTTCAACTTTGGGTTGATTGGTATTGTAGGCATTGCGTTTCCTTTTTTAGCCTTTGCCTTTTTAAAAGATAATTTAACAGGTTATTGGTTCTCTTTTATATTAGCGTCAGTTATCGTGTTTGTTATGGGTTTTTTCATTTTAAGATTCTTAAAACACATGAATATACGCATGGTTGTCGTTTGCGCTGTAGGACTTTATGCTAGTTTACTCCTTTTTGCTTTACCGCTAAAGGAAGCTTTGAATAGTGAGGACTTCCACCCGATTACTTCTGATATTTCTGGCGATTTAAAACTCTACCAATTCAATTATATAGCACCTGAAATGATTTGGGAATATGGTCAAAAAATTCCACCAATTAAAAATGAGGATGGTACAATGACCTTACCTAAAGAACCTAACTTTGGATTATTAACGATTGGCATAAGCCCGGAAGACTCCAATAAACTTCAGGAAACCTATTCGATAGAAAAAATTAATACGTTTAATTTGAATACCGTTTCTAAAGAATCAAGACAGTATAAAGATAGACTCCTTGCTAACTATTACATATTGACAAAAAAGTAA
- a CDS encoding RNA polymerase sigma factor, protein MFQLEIIEKCKANNRQAQMQLYNQYCQGMYIVARRFVKHDAEAEDIVQDAFIKAFSKLDQYQAEVTFGAWLKRIVINTSIDMLKAQKHQLVELEAAHLNVVDSGNDNWLVDDTVEVVDVKDAISSLADKYRLVLTLYLLEGYDHQEISDILNITEVSSRTQLYRGKLQLQELLKQKKNGTRY, encoded by the coding sequence ATGTTTCAACTTGAAATTATTGAAAAATGCAAAGCAAACAACCGTCAAGCACAAATGCAGTTATACAACCAGTACTGCCAAGGTATGTATATTGTTGCAAGACGATTTGTAAAGCATGATGCCGAAGCTGAAGATATTGTTCAGGATGCCTTTATTAAAGCGTTCTCTAAACTGGATCAGTATCAAGCAGAAGTTACTTTTGGAGCCTGGTTAAAGCGCATTGTTATTAATACGAGTATAGACATGTTAAAAGCACAAAAACACCAACTGGTGGAACTTGAAGCTGCGCATTTAAATGTGGTGGACTCGGGTAATGACAATTGGTTAGTAGACGATACCGTGGAAGTTGTGGATGTTAAAGACGCTATTTCAAGTTTAGCAGATAAATATCGATTGGTTCTCACGCTGTATTTACTGGAAGGTTATGATCATCAAGAAATTTCAGATATTTTAAATATTACCGAAGTTTCTTCCAGAACACAACTTTACCGAGGTAAGTTACAATTACAAGAATTATTAAAACAGAAAAAAAATGGCACGCGATATTAG